A single Vibrio sp. YMD68 DNA region contains:
- the proB gene encoding glutamate 5-kinase, whose amino-acid sequence MTTKQQSGSTIQSKTVVVKLGTSVLTGGTRALDRAHMVELVRQCAELKKLGHSIVIVSSGAIAAGREHLGYPALPNAMSSKQLLAAVGQSQLIQVWESLFAIYGMKIGQMLLTRADLDDRERFLNARDTINALVDNDIIPVVNENDAVATSEIKVGDNDNLSALVGILCGADKLLLLTDQKGLFTADPRKDPNAELIKEVRTIDDTLRKIAGDSGTTLGTGGMATKLQAADIARRAGIEVIIAAGSAENVIFDALSDAPQGTRFLPLAEALENRKRWILAGPSASGDIVIDDGAMRAVLTKGSSLLAKGVIKVRGEFARGEVSRLVDTNGALIARGITSYSSDDLAKIAGKHSKDIITILGHDYGSEVIHRDDLVIIQE is encoded by the coding sequence ATGACAACAAAGCAGCAAAGCGGAAGCACAATCCAGTCTAAAACAGTGGTTGTGAAATTAGGTACTAGCGTACTCACAGGTGGTACTCGGGCTCTTGATCGAGCTCATATGGTGGAACTTGTGCGTCAATGTGCAGAGTTAAAGAAACTCGGCCACTCTATCGTCATCGTCTCTTCTGGCGCTATCGCAGCAGGACGTGAGCACCTAGGCTACCCCGCACTCCCCAACGCAATGTCCAGTAAGCAGCTACTCGCCGCAGTAGGACAGAGCCAATTGATCCAAGTTTGGGAGTCTTTGTTTGCCATTTACGGCATGAAAATCGGCCAAATGTTGTTAACTCGGGCCGATTTAGATGATCGAGAACGATTTTTAAATGCTCGCGATACCATCAATGCGTTAGTCGATAATGACATCATTCCTGTTGTAAATGAGAACGATGCTGTTGCAACTAGTGAAATAAAAGTCGGCGATAATGATAACCTATCGGCTTTGGTCGGGATATTGTGCGGTGCTGATAAATTACTGTTGCTGACGGATCAAAAAGGTCTGTTTACTGCGGATCCGCGCAAAGACCCAAATGCAGAACTGATCAAAGAAGTGCGTACGATTGACGACACTTTACGCAAAATCGCCGGTGACAGCGGAACCACTCTAGGGACTGGCGGAATGGCCACAAAACTCCAGGCCGCTGATATTGCCAGACGTGCAGGAATTGAAGTGATCATCGCTGCGGGAAGTGCTGAGAACGTTATCTTTGATGCTTTAAGTGATGCGCCTCAAGGAACGAGGTTTCTTCCATTGGCTGAGGCGCTAGAAAACCGAAAGCGTTGGATCTTGGCTGGCCCTTCTGCATCGGGTGACATTGTGATTGATGATGGAGCGATGCGAGCGGTGTTAACGAAAGGAAGCAGTTTGCTTGCCAAAGGGGTGATTAAAGTCCGTGGTGAGTTTGCCCGAGGAGAGGTCTCTCGCCTTGTTGATACCAATGGTGCTTTGATTGCCCGAGGAATCACCAGTTATTCCAGCGACGACTTGGCAAAAATTGCAGGAAAACACAGCAAAGACATTATTACTATTCTTGGCCATGACTATGGTTCTGAAGTTATCCACCGTGATGATCTGGTTATAATTCAAGAATAA
- the crl gene encoding sigma factor-binding protein Crl has product MAEATKLPTHYRILSTLKAVGPYLRENQCSEGNYLFDCLSVCVNDKKSPEEREFWGWWLELEQFEQTFKAKYFTGRYNLAGNWDVVAIPKKAIAEVNRTQDDFHAKLIKTLEDKFDMKVELHKESVEFV; this is encoded by the coding sequence ATGGCAGAAGCTACAAAGTTGCCGACTCACTATCGCATATTAAGTACTTTAAAAGCTGTTGGGCCTTACTTAAGAGAGAATCAATGCAGTGAAGGCAATTATCTATTCGATTGCCTATCTGTTTGTGTTAACGATAAAAAGTCCCCCGAAGAACGCGAATTCTGGGGGTGGTGGCTCGAGTTAGAGCAGTTTGAGCAAACCTTTAAAGCCAAATACTTTACTGGGCGCTATAACTTAGCCGGTAACTGGGACGTGGTAGCAATACCGAAAAAGGCCATTGCAGAGGTGAATCGCACTCAAGATGACTTCCATGCCAAGCTAATCAAAACACTTGAAGACAAGTTTGATATGAAGGTCGAATTGCACAAAGAGTCTGTTGAATTCGTCTAA
- the frsA gene encoding esterase FrsA, whose product MSDKSDKNLSETLFVKHKQAKETSALTQYMPSSQPFLEEKINNGAWYRNLRRMQWAWQGIDPIEQEAVFARIASSTHSRTHEHWLDTVIGFRSGNWAYEWGKLGAEHQKKGRELDGEKGADELFTASLCYSIAGYPHLKNDNLSLQAQVQANAAYSEAAKKSKFVVKRIEVPYGKRKIIANLHATNTLQPQPVIIVSAGLDSLQSDMWRLFRDHLAPKNIAMLTVDMPSIGHSSHWPLTEDTSCLHQAVLDELPNIPWVDHYKVGLMGFRFGGNAMVRLSFLEQSKIKACVSMGAPIHDLLASPKKLKKMSKMYLDLLASRIGKQVVDIESLSGLLMAWSLKVQGVVSNRKTKVPILAMSLDGDPISPHSDNQLVALYSQYGKATKINNKTISEGYEQSLALAIKWMEDELYR is encoded by the coding sequence ATGTCAGACAAAAGTGATAAGAACTTATCTGAAACTCTTTTTGTTAAACACAAACAAGCAAAAGAAACGTCAGCGTTGACTCAATATATGCCAAGTAGTCAGCCTTTCCTTGAGGAAAAAATCAATAATGGCGCATGGTATCGCAATCTACGCCGCATGCAGTGGGCGTGGCAGGGGATTGACCCGATTGAGCAAGAGGCGGTATTCGCTCGCATCGCTTCATCGACGCACTCGCGTACCCATGAGCACTGGCTGGATACTGTTATCGGTTTTCGCAGTGGTAACTGGGCGTATGAGTGGGGAAAGCTTGGCGCTGAGCACCAAAAAAAGGGCAGAGAGCTTGACGGTGAAAAAGGGGCTGATGAGCTATTTACTGCATCATTATGCTATAGCATTGCAGGTTATCCACACCTAAAAAATGACAACTTATCACTTCAAGCCCAAGTGCAAGCAAATGCTGCTTACAGTGAGGCGGCGAAAAAAAGTAAATTTGTCGTCAAGCGCATAGAAGTGCCTTACGGGAAAAGAAAAATAATAGCTAATTTACACGCCACCAACACTCTTCAGCCACAACCGGTGATTATCGTCAGTGCAGGTCTCGACTCACTACAAAGTGATATGTGGCGTTTGTTTCGAGATCATCTCGCTCCGAAAAACATTGCTATGTTGACGGTTGATATGCCTTCTATTGGCCATAGCAGTCATTGGCCTCTAACTGAAGATACGTCTTGCCTTCATCAGGCAGTACTAGACGAACTTCCAAATATTCCTTGGGTTGATCACTACAAAGTGGGTCTAATGGGGTTCCGCTTTGGCGGGAATGCCATGGTACGTTTGTCTTTCTTAGAGCAGAGCAAGATCAAGGCATGCGTGTCGATGGGGGCTCCCATTCACGATCTTTTAGCTTCTCCGAAGAAATTGAAAAAAATGTCTAAAATGTATTTGGATTTGCTGGCTTCGCGTATTGGAAAGCAAGTGGTGGACATTGAAAGCTTATCAGGGTTACTCATGGCGTGGTCACTGAAAGTGCAGGGTGTTGTTTCTAACCGAAAAACTAAAGTGCCTATTTTGGCGATGAGCCTAGACGGCGATCCCATTTCCCCTCATAGCGATAATCAGCTGGTAGCACTATATAGCCAATATGGAAAGGCGACGAAAATAAATAACAAAACAATTTCAGAAGGATATGAGCAATCCCTCGCTTTAGCAATAAAATGGATGGAAGACGAATTATATAGATGA
- the tet(34) gene encoding oxytetracycline resistance phosphoribosyltransferase domain-containing protein Tet(34), whose translation MSNKFVITWDNMQTYCRQLAEKQMPAEQWKGILGVSRGGLVPAAILARELGIRYVDTICISSYDHDHQHDMTVVKAPEGDGEGFLIVEDLVDSGDTARKLREMYPKAKLIAVCAKPSGSDLLDDYIVDIPQDTWIEQPWDTAIQYAEPINRKQK comes from the coding sequence ATGAGCAATAAATTCGTTATCACTTGGGACAACATGCAAACTTACTGCCGTCAATTAGCTGAAAAGCAAATGCCAGCAGAACAATGGAAAGGTATCCTAGGTGTTAGCCGCGGCGGGCTTGTTCCTGCTGCTATCTTAGCTCGTGAACTTGGTATTCGATATGTAGATACTATCTGTATCTCTAGCTACGATCATGACCATCAACATGATATGACCGTAGTAAAAGCACCCGAAGGTGACGGCGAAGGTTTTCTTATAGTAGAAGACTTAGTCGATAGCGGTGACACGGCACGTAAGCTGCGTGAAATGTATCCAAAAGCGAAGCTTATTGCGGTATGTGCTAAGCCTTCAGGTTCAGACCTACTTGATGACTACATCGTTGATATTCCACAAGATACGTGGATTGAACAGCCATGGGATACAGCTATTCAATATGCTGAACCTATTAACCGCAAGCAAAAATAA
- a CDS encoding NCS2 family permease gives MLERLFKLSEHGTNVKTEIIAGVTTFLTMAYIIFVNPAMLADAGMDHGAVFVATCLAAAIGCFIMGFVANYPIAQAPGMGLNAFFTYAVVLGMGYTWQVALAAVFVSGVLFILLSIFKIREWIINSIPMSLRTGISAGIGLFLALIGLKNAGIVVDNPATLVSMGDITSLSAVLAAIGFFLTISLVHRGLKGAVMIAILVVTALGLVFGDVQWGGIMSAPPSIAPTFMQLDFSAVFEVGMISVVFAFLFVDLFDTAGTLVGVAQKADLIDKEGKIPRLNRALLADSTATSVGALLGTSNTTSYIESVAGVSAGGRTGLTAVVVGILFILALFFSPLAGMIPAYATTGALFYVAILMLSGLVSIDWRDLTEAAPVVVTCLLMPLTFSIAEGIALGFISYAAIKALSGKGRDVSLSVWVMSAIFIIKYIVE, from the coding sequence ATGCTCGAAAGGCTATTTAAACTCAGTGAACACGGTACGAACGTGAAGACTGAGATCATTGCAGGTGTTACGACATTCCTAACGATGGCTTACATTATTTTTGTTAACCCAGCAATGCTCGCTGATGCAGGGATGGATCATGGCGCCGTATTTGTCGCGACATGTCTTGCCGCAGCTATTGGCTGTTTCATTATGGGCTTTGTAGCGAATTACCCAATTGCCCAAGCGCCTGGCATGGGACTAAATGCCTTCTTTACCTACGCGGTTGTTCTAGGTATGGGCTACACATGGCAAGTCGCTCTTGCTGCGGTTTTTGTGTCAGGTGTTTTATTTATTCTTTTAAGCATCTTCAAGATCCGTGAATGGATTATCAATTCCATTCCTATGTCATTACGAACCGGTATTTCTGCTGGTATCGGTCTGTTTCTAGCGTTAATTGGTTTGAAAAACGCAGGCATCGTCGTTGATAACCCAGCGACACTTGTTTCAATGGGTGATATCACATCTCTATCAGCGGTGTTAGCCGCCATCGGCTTCTTCCTAACGATTTCATTGGTTCACCGCGGTCTTAAAGGCGCGGTAATGATAGCGATTCTAGTGGTTACAGCGCTAGGTTTAGTGTTTGGTGATGTTCAATGGGGAGGCATTATGTCTGCACCACCGAGCATTGCTCCAACCTTTATGCAGCTTGATTTCTCAGCGGTATTTGAAGTGGGTATGATTTCAGTTGTATTTGCGTTCCTATTTGTTGATCTGTTTGATACCGCAGGTACGCTGGTTGGCGTTGCTCAAAAGGCTGACTTAATCGATAAAGAGGGGAAAATCCCTCGTTTGAATCGTGCTCTTCTAGCGGATTCAACAGCAACCTCTGTCGGTGCTTTGCTTGGTACCTCAAATACCACTTCTTATATTGAAAGTGTGGCTGGCGTTTCAGCCGGTGGCCGTACCGGATTAACTGCGGTTGTAGTTGGCATTTTATTCATTCTTGCATTATTCTTCTCGCCACTTGCTGGTATGATCCCGGCGTATGCAACAACTGGTGCGTTATTTTATGTTGCGATATTAATGCTTTCAGGTTTAGTGAGCATTGATTGGCGTGACTTGACAGAAGCGGCACCCGTAGTTGTGACTTGCTTGTTGATGCCACTCACCTTCTCTATTGCTGAAGGAATCGCGCTAGGTTTTATTAGCTATGCAGCGATTAAAGCATTGAGTGGTAAGGGTCGCGACGTTTCTCTAAGTGTTTGGGTAATGTCGGCCATTTTTATCATTAAGTACATCGTAGAATAA
- a CDS encoding aminoacyl-histidine dipeptidase, whose amino-acid sequence MPEFHSEISRLSPASIWQFFDKICSIPHPSKHEEELAQYIISWAKAEGLDVRRDPTGNVFIKKPATPGMENRKGVVLQAHIDMVPQKNEDTVHDFAKDPIQPYIDGEWVTAKGTTLGADNGIGMASCLAVLASSELKHGPLEVLLTVDEEAGMTGAFGLEAGWLEGDILLNTDSEQEGEVYMGCAGGIDGSMTFNIQREAIPTGYVTHKLALKGLKGGHSGCDIHTGRGNANKLIARFLAGHAQELDLRLIGFTGGSLRNAIPREATITVAIPADNQTKLDELFSFYTSMLKDELGNVETDITSINEAYSSTEQVIATADQQRFIAALNACPNGVIRMSDDIDGVVETSLNVGVVTTEESTITVLCLVRSLIDSGRTQVEGMLASVAELAGASMAFSGAYPGWKPDADSEIMVIFRDMYEGIYGHKPNIMVIHAGLECGLFKEPYPEMDMVSFGPTIKFPHSPDEKVKIDTVALYWQQMVALLEAIPEKS is encoded by the coding sequence ATGCCTGAGTTTCATTCTGAAATTAGTCGTTTATCACCCGCTTCAATTTGGCAGTTTTTCGATAAAATCTGTTCTATTCCCCACCCTTCTAAGCATGAAGAAGAGCTGGCTCAATACATCATTAGCTGGGCAAAAGCAGAAGGTCTTGATGTTCGCAGAGATCCGACGGGGAATGTCTTTATCAAAAAACCAGCCACACCAGGAATGGAAAACAGAAAAGGTGTTGTTCTCCAGGCTCATATTGATATGGTGCCACAAAAAAATGAAGATACCGTGCACGACTTCGCCAAGGATCCTATTCAGCCATACATTGATGGCGAGTGGGTCACAGCAAAAGGGACGACATTAGGTGCCGATAATGGCATTGGTATGGCATCGTGTCTGGCGGTTCTAGCTTCAAGCGAGCTTAAACACGGCCCACTAGAGGTCTTACTGACTGTCGATGAAGAAGCAGGAATGACGGGTGCTTTTGGTTTAGAAGCGGGTTGGTTAGAAGGTGACATTCTTCTCAACACTGATTCAGAACAGGAAGGCGAAGTCTATATGGGATGTGCTGGAGGTATTGATGGTTCAATGACGTTTAATATTCAGCGCGAAGCGATCCCAACCGGATATGTTACTCATAAATTGGCGTTAAAAGGTCTAAAGGGTGGTCACTCCGGCTGCGATATTCATACTGGCCGTGGCAATGCCAATAAACTCATTGCTCGTTTTCTTGCCGGGCATGCTCAAGAACTGGACCTACGATTAATTGGTTTCACTGGCGGTAGCCTTCGCAATGCTATTCCTCGCGAAGCCACGATCACCGTCGCGATCCCAGCGGATAACCAAACAAAGCTAGACGAGCTATTCAGTTTCTACACTTCCATGCTAAAAGACGAACTTGGCAACGTTGAAACGGACATCACTTCAATCAACGAAGCTTACTCTTCGACTGAGCAAGTTATCGCGACGGCTGATCAACAACGTTTCATTGCTGCGCTCAATGCTTGCCCTAACGGCGTGATCCGTATGAGTGATGACATTGACGGAGTGGTTGAAACCTCACTCAACGTTGGCGTAGTCACCACCGAAGAGAGCACTATCACGGTGTTATGTTTGGTTCGTTCTTTGATTGATTCTGGTCGAACTCAAGTTGAAGGAATGCTGGCGTCTGTTGCGGAGTTGGCAGGTGCAAGCATGGCATTCTCTGGCGCATACCCGGGCTGGAAGCCAGACGCTGACTCAGAAATCATGGTCATTTTCAGAGATATGTACGAAGGTATCTACGGCCATAAGCCCAATATTATGGTTATTCACGCCGGTTTAGAATGTGGGTTATTTAAAGAACCTTACCCAGAGATGGATATGGTCTCTTTTGGTCCAACGATCAAATTCCCTCACTCTCCCGATGAGAAAGTAAAAATCGATACGGTTGCTCTATATTGGCAGCAAATGGTCGCGCTATTGGAAGCTATCCCAGAAAAATCGTAA
- a CDS encoding sodium-dependent transporter translates to MSGQSSSQREHFSSRIGFILAAAGAAVGLGNIWGFPTQVASNGGGAFLLVYLLMILVVAFPMLVVELAIGRAGQANPVDSMRSLTDNSLAKKLGSSIGWLGLTVPCAVLAFYSVVGGWLISFLIGAITDLLGMEATTAWFKGFSVERNLFGTLVFYVLTILIVQGGVKQGIEKWSRRLMPALLVLFALLFVYIMMQSGAIEGLKHYLVPDFEKVLDRKLILAAMGQGFFSLTIGGCSMLIYGSYLSKKENLPKMAMNVTLVDTGVAFIAGLVVMPAMFVAMQKGVQIYAEDGSLLNSDTLVFTVLPLMFDSLGLLGQLFAVVFFLLLTIAALTSSISMLECPVALVGERFKTSRAPTSWVLGGLIALVSVVIVYNFAELFGLVAMVATQYLQPFAALLFCLFGGWVWSRNGKIKEIEQGCPEFTQGWFGKLWPAYIKFVCPVLVATVIWASFG, encoded by the coding sequence ATGTCTGGGCAAAGTTCGTCACAACGAGAGCATTTTAGTTCTCGAATTGGATTCATTCTCGCGGCCGCAGGTGCCGCTGTTGGGCTTGGTAACATTTGGGGCTTCCCAACTCAAGTGGCGAGTAATGGTGGCGGAGCCTTCTTACTGGTTTATTTATTGATGATTTTGGTTGTTGCTTTTCCAATGCTAGTAGTAGAACTGGCGATTGGTCGAGCGGGACAAGCTAACCCTGTTGACAGTATGCGTTCACTGACGGATAACTCATTGGCCAAGAAGCTTGGCAGCAGTATTGGTTGGTTGGGATTAACCGTTCCCTGTGCGGTACTTGCTTTCTACAGTGTAGTCGGTGGCTGGTTAATCAGTTTTCTTATTGGCGCTATCACTGATCTATTGGGAATGGAAGCAACGACGGCTTGGTTCAAAGGGTTTAGCGTTGAACGAAATCTCTTTGGCACCCTTGTTTTTTATGTGTTAACGATTTTAATTGTTCAAGGCGGTGTAAAGCAGGGGATTGAAAAGTGGTCTCGACGCTTAATGCCTGCATTGCTGGTTCTTTTTGCACTTTTGTTTGTCTATATCATGATGCAATCAGGAGCAATTGAAGGCTTGAAGCACTACCTGGTTCCTGATTTTGAAAAAGTCTTAGATAGAAAACTGATTCTAGCGGCAATGGGGCAGGGCTTCTTTTCTTTAACCATTGGTGGTTGTTCAATGCTGATTTATGGCTCGTATTTAAGTAAGAAAGAGAATTTACCTAAAATGGCCATGAATGTAACTTTGGTTGATACTGGAGTCGCCTTTATTGCTGGGTTAGTGGTGATGCCAGCGATGTTTGTCGCTATGCAGAAAGGAGTGCAGATTTACGCTGAAGATGGTTCATTGCTTAACTCCGACACCCTTGTTTTTACCGTACTCCCACTGATGTTTGATAGCTTAGGTTTATTGGGCCAGTTATTTGCTGTTGTCTTCTTCTTACTACTCACTATTGCCGCGCTCACATCTTCTATCTCTATGCTGGAATGTCCAGTTGCTTTGGTGGGAGAGCGTTTCAAAACATCTCGTGCGCCAACGAGCTGGGTACTTGGTGGACTTATTGCTCTCGTGAGTGTGGTTATTGTCTATAATTTCGCTGAACTGTTTGGGCTGGTGGCAATGGTCGCAACGCAATATCTACAACCATTTGCTGCTTTATTGTTCTGTCTATTTGGTGGTTGGGTATGGAGTAGAAATGGCAAAATCAAAGAGATTGAGCAAGGCTGCCCTGAATTTACACAAGGTTGGTTTGGAAAACTGTGGCCCGCTTATATCAAGTTTGTTTGCCCAGTATTAGTGGCTACCGTTATTTGGGCTTCTTTTGGCTAA
- a CDS encoding YggN family protein, with protein sequence MNNKMKKGLLFLSLLMSQAVMSQAAWAGQCKVNLNNEIHLNDAQFEVVKENGDSAVVDENNDLFILGDKVPLNPEQQAALKKYREEISSYLPKAKQVASDSVALVNDIVDDIAESMDSPEAFEEVKASVSAFLADVEARYYKDGDLVLPADSFDSMTQSWSDDFEKAKEIFNQEFISSAFNAMSEKMQNDGGLNLTELADSLAEIKIKVEQRLKEHNQEVQKQAEELCESLDDMAGQEQQLHLKIPELKDYQVFTI encoded by the coding sequence ATGAATAATAAAATGAAAAAAGGTCTACTGTTTCTTTCCTTATTGATGAGTCAAGCAGTGATGAGCCAAGCTGCGTGGGCTGGGCAATGTAAGGTGAATTTGAACAATGAAATCCATTTAAACGATGCTCAGTTTGAAGTTGTGAAAGAGAATGGTGATAGCGCTGTTGTTGATGAAAACAATGATTTATTCATTCTAGGAGATAAGGTCCCTCTTAACCCAGAACAGCAGGCCGCCCTGAAAAAGTACCGTGAAGAGATCAGCAGTTACCTACCTAAAGCAAAACAAGTCGCCAGTGATAGCGTGGCACTAGTGAATGATATTGTTGATGATATTGCCGAAAGCATGGATTCCCCTGAAGCCTTCGAAGAGGTAAAAGCCTCGGTCAGTGCGTTTTTAGCCGACGTTGAAGCTCGTTACTATAAAGATGGAGATTTAGTGCTACCGGCGGATAGCTTTGACTCGATGACGCAGTCGTGGAGTGACGATTTTGAAAAGGCAAAAGAGATCTTCAATCAAGAATTTATCTCAAGCGCGTTTAATGCCATGAGTGAAAAAATGCAAAATGATGGTGGGCTGAACTTAACTGAGCTTGCAGATAGTCTTGCTGAAATTAAAATCAAAGTAGAGCAGCGATTAAAAGAGCACAATCAAGAGGTGCAAAAACAGGCGGAAGAGCTTTGTGAATCGTTAGATGATATGGCAGGGCAAGAACAACAATTGCACCTGAAGATTCCTGAACTAAAAGATTATCAAGTCTTCACTATTTAA
- a CDS encoding GreA/GreB family elongation factor: MNKLELKQIILISLNEKWEIAKSATQRAIDAATDEETVPEHKYDTLALEASYLAHGQALRVQECEKEIQQFESMIIHDSKDEKVALGSCVTLLCDDEKTKHLFMGPCSGGVTVKWQEHIVSVITPLAPLGKAMLGKELGDEVELKVGDSVYDYEIIDIH, encoded by the coding sequence ATGAACAAATTAGAGCTAAAACAAATAATCCTCATTTCACTCAATGAAAAGTGGGAAATCGCTAAATCAGCGACTCAGCGTGCGATTGATGCCGCGACGGACGAAGAAACAGTCCCAGAGCATAAATATGACACACTCGCGTTAGAGGCTTCTTATTTGGCTCATGGTCAGGCGCTACGGGTTCAAGAGTGTGAAAAAGAGATACAACAGTTCGAATCCATGATCATTCATGATTCAAAAGATGAGAAGGTCGCTTTAGGTTCGTGTGTCACCTTGTTATGCGATGATGAGAAGACCAAGCATTTATTTATGGGGCCGTGTTCTGGTGGTGTGACGGTAAAATGGCAAGAGCATATCGTGTCGGTCATTACGCCTCTCGCTCCATTAGGCAAAGCGATGTTGGGGAAAGAGCTGGGTGATGAAGTGGAACTCAAGGTCGGCGATTCAGTCTATGATTATGAGATTATTGATATTCACTAG
- a CDS encoding RecQ family ATP-dependent DNA helicase: MIEQSLKQTFGFDTLRSGQKLVIDAVLSGQSCAAIFPTGAGKSLCYQLPALHLPHLTLVISPLLALMKDQLSFLHRHGIAAASIDSSQDKQQTQQVMTDARSGKLKILMISVERLKNERFRQFISQVPISLLVIDEAHCISEWGHNFRPDYLKIPHYQKVLNIPQTLLLTATATTDVVKDMQRKFEISQDNTVITGFYRNNLNLNILPCEQHDKLTQLNTIIQAAPVSPTIVYVTLQYSAEYLAQQLQQTGISALAYHAGLESEKREYIQQQFMSGEVHCIVATIAFGMGVDKSDIRRVIHFDLPKSIENYAQEIGRAGRDGHPSECLLLGNKDGLNTLQNFVYGDTPDRASIEYVVDEIYQNSPQWETQLTRFSRDSNIRQLPLKTLLVYLELEGVLAPKYSYFSEYRFKFISTKTDILQRFQGERYQFVTAIFACSPKARTWCQVDFEALWLGYQADRQRVISAIDYFHEQGWIELESKQITDVYQVNDTSCPQEQLVDKLNHLFKNKENAETNRLAEMIDFFESDTCLSQRLALYFSDHNAPETCGHCSVCQGNIATLPHKQPDEIDPNLLSEWLNEFTQASQKTLSDEALTRMLCGITTPLSTKLKAKKMAGFGKLEDSSFSQVLIHVQAARKS; encoded by the coding sequence ATGATTGAGCAGTCATTAAAACAAACATTTGGGTTTGATACGTTAAGAAGCGGTCAGAAGTTGGTGATTGATGCCGTGCTTTCAGGACAATCATGTGCCGCTATTTTCCCCACGGGCGCAGGAAAATCTTTATGTTACCAACTACCCGCACTGCACCTGCCCCATCTAACTCTGGTGATATCTCCGCTCCTCGCCTTGATGAAAGATCAGCTCAGCTTTCTTCACCGCCATGGCATTGCAGCGGCTTCCATTGATTCCAGCCAAGACAAGCAGCAGACTCAGCAAGTGATGACGGATGCACGTAGCGGGAAACTGAAGATACTGATGATTTCTGTAGAGCGACTCAAGAACGAACGTTTTCGTCAGTTTATCTCTCAAGTTCCTATCTCTTTGCTCGTCATTGATGAAGCCCACTGTATTTCCGAATGGGGGCATAATTTTCGACCTGACTATCTAAAGATCCCTCATTACCAGAAAGTGCTCAATATCCCACAAACCCTGCTGCTAACCGCAACCGCCACCACGGATGTTGTGAAAGACATGCAACGTAAATTTGAGATTTCTCAAGACAATACCGTCATTACAGGGTTTTACCGAAATAATCTCAATTTGAATATTCTACCCTGTGAACAACACGACAAACTCACTCAGCTCAATACGATCATTCAAGCTGCGCCGGTTTCTCCGACCATTGTTTATGTCACGCTTCAATACAGTGCCGAGTACCTTGCTCAGCAATTGCAGCAAACGGGTATTTCAGCTTTGGCTTACCATGCAGGGCTAGAGAGTGAAAAACGTGAGTATATTCAGCAGCAGTTTATGTCTGGTGAAGTCCATTGCATTGTCGCAACCATTGCTTTTGGTATGGGGGTGGATAAATCAGACATTCGCCGAGTCATTCACTTTGACCTTCCCAAATCCATAGAGAACTATGCGCAGGAAATAGGTCGTGCAGGCCGAGATGGTCATCCGTCTGAGTGTTTGCTGCTTGGCAATAAAGATGGGCTCAACACACTGCAAAACTTCGTTTATGGCGATACCCCCGATCGAGCTTCGATTGAATACGTCGTTGATGAAATCTATCAAAACTCACCACAGTGGGAAACGCAACTGACTCGCTTTTCACGTGATTCGAATATACGACAATTGCCTTTAAAAACACTGCTCGTTTATTTGGAACTAGAGGGAGTGCTTGCCCCTAAGTACAGTTATTTTTCTGAGTACCGATTTAAGTTTATCTCGACAAAAACCGATATTTTGCAACGCTTTCAAGGAGAGCGATACCAGTTTGTTACTGCGATCTTCGCCTGTTCACCAAAGGCAAGAACTTGGTGCCAAGTCGACTTTGAGGCTTTATGGTTAGGCTATCAGGCGGATCGTCAAAGAGTGATCAGCGCAATTGACTACTTCCATGAACAGGGTTGGATTGAACTCGAAAGTAAACAAATTACCGATGTGTATCAGGTTAACGACACCTCATGTCCGCAAGAGCAACTCGTCGACAAACTGAATCACCTATTCAAAAATAAAGAAAATGCGGAAACGAATCGATTAGCTGAAATGATTGATTTTTTCGAGTCTGACACCTGCTTGAGCCAACGTTTAGCGCTGTATTTTTCAGATCACAATGCACCAGAAACCTGTGGGCATTGCTCTGTATGCCAAGGTAACATTGCAACGTTGCCACACAAACAACCGGATGAAATCGATCCTAATTTGTTATCAGAGTGGCTAAACGAATTCACTCAGGCAAGTCAAAAAACGTTAAGTGATGAAGCCTTAACTCGAATGCTGTGCGGCATTACTACGCCACTGTCTACCAAATTGAAAGCCAAGAAAATGGCCGGCTTTGGCAAGTTAGAGGATTCATCATTTAGCCAGGTATTAATCCATGTTCAAGCGGCTAGAAAAAGCTGA